Proteins found in one Mucilaginibacter inviolabilis genomic segment:
- a CDS encoding ATP-dependent helicase, with product MQSNLHKYNDKFQAALAGLNPEQLAAVNKMDGPVLVVAGPGTGKTQILAARIGKILTDTDALPNEILCLTYTDAGAVAMRKRLFEFIGPDAYRINIYTFHAFCNEIIQENLEYFGKLNLESLSDLESAMLFRELVDEFGNDHLLKRFTGDIYYDTKRLKDLFSTMKRENWDIDLITKAVQDYLDDIPNREEFVYKRANAKTGIKVGDPKQKDIDAAHETMSKLLAAVGEYKNYDAKMKARGRYDYDDMIIWVLKAFRDNEEILRKYQERYQYILVDEFQDTSGSQNELLRFLLSYWDVPNVFVVGDDDQSIFKFQGANMKNILDFATDYVDTLQTVVLKHNYRSNQNILDISRALINNNFERLTSQLKLDKDLRASHPRFTQLTVEPVINEYENPDQELVDVSSQIKALIDQGTPPGEIAVIYRNHSQVEEMIKYLDVEKIAVNTKRKIDILTQPFGEKIINILRYLAMELDSPYSGDELLFEIMHYDFFNIAPIEIAKASIAVAKENYGAVTGNKPKTSIRRYVSELRPPAQTDLFAPDKFTAMKYLINDIDELLQSAVSKTLQALFQDVIAKMGILRYIMQQADKGGHMQMLTSFFDFLKDESRKNPEIKLDELIATIELMKKNGIRLDLNQVIFSDNGVNFLTAHGSKGLEFEHVFFIGCDKRTWDSKGRNTGFSYPDTLTQAASDDIAQKEEGRRLFYVAITRAKQHLYISYANKDKKAKDQEASQFVGEILASTDLQVHYPKVTEEAMLGFYATQFSEAEKPKVELLDKNYINLLLQNYTLSVTHLSSYLDCPLRFYFQCLIRVPSGKSPSATFGQAVHWALNKTYKLLKDNDNEFLSTEQFMNEFRWYMARNKDSFTKDEYKLRVAYGEKILPAYYEKNVDHWNKIAITERTIKNIEIGGVPIKGNLDKMEFDSKHVTVVDYKTGKLKNAKDKLLRPTNDFPNGGDYWRQGVFYKILVDHDRTNDWEVVSTVFDFVEPVSEGEYHSEKFVITPDDMDVVTEQIKDTYAKIMAHDFNTGCGKKECDWCHFVKSNFKQADEMLQTASEEEEE from the coding sequence ATGCAATCAAATCTTCATAAGTATAACGATAAATTTCAGGCGGCTTTGGCCGGGTTAAACCCCGAGCAATTGGCCGCTGTTAATAAAATGGATGGGCCGGTTTTGGTAGTGGCCGGACCGGGTACGGGTAAAACACAGATACTGGCGGCCCGTATAGGTAAAATATTAACCGATACAGATGCACTACCAAACGAAATACTGTGTCTTACCTATACCGATGCCGGTGCGGTAGCTATGCGCAAGCGTCTGTTTGAGTTTATTGGTCCCGATGCTTACCGTATCAATATATATACCTTTCATGCTTTTTGTAACGAGATTATCCAGGAGAACCTGGAATATTTTGGTAAGCTGAACCTGGAGTCATTGTCTGATCTGGAATCGGCAATGCTGTTCCGCGAACTGGTTGATGAGTTTGGCAACGATCATTTGCTCAAGCGTTTTACCGGAGATATTTATTACGATACCAAACGTTTGAAAGATCTGTTCTCGACCATGAAACGGGAGAACTGGGACATCGACCTGATTACCAAAGCGGTTCAGGATTACCTGGACGATATCCCTAACCGGGAAGAATTTGTATACAAACGCGCCAATGCCAAAACAGGCATCAAAGTTGGCGACCCTAAACAAAAAGATATTGATGCCGCTCATGAAACCATGAGCAAATTGCTGGCAGCGGTAGGCGAATACAAAAACTACGATGCCAAGATGAAAGCCCGCGGCCGGTATGATTATGACGACATGATCATCTGGGTGCTGAAAGCTTTCCGCGATAATGAAGAGATACTGCGTAAATACCAGGAGCGCTATCAGTATATTTTGGTGGATGAATTTCAGGATACCAGTGGTTCGCAAAATGAATTGCTTAGGTTTTTGCTGAGCTATTGGGATGTACCTAACGTGTTTGTGGTGGGCGATGATGACCAGTCGATCTTTAAATTTCAGGGTGCCAACATGAAAAACATCTTGGATTTTGCTACCGATTATGTAGATACCCTGCAGACTGTTGTACTGAAACATAACTATCGATCCAATCAAAATATCCTCGATATTTCAAGGGCGCTCATCAACAACAATTTTGAGAGGCTCACCAGTCAGCTCAAACTGGATAAGGACCTGCGGGCATCGCATCCACGCTTTACCCAGCTCACGGTTGAGCCTGTGATCAATGAATATGAGAATCCCGATCAGGAACTGGTAGATGTATCGTCCCAAATCAAAGCATTGATTGACCAGGGTACGCCGCCGGGTGAGATAGCGGTGATCTATCGCAACCACAGCCAGGTAGAGGAAATGATCAAATACCTTGATGTTGAGAAAATAGCGGTAAATACCAAACGAAAGATCGATATCCTGACGCAGCCCTTTGGCGAAAAGATCATCAACATCCTGCGTTACCTGGCTATGGAACTGGATTCGCCGTATAGTGGTGACGAGCTATTGTTCGAGATCATGCATTATGATTTCTTTAACATCGCCCCCATTGAAATTGCCAAGGCCAGCATCGCGGTAGCTAAAGAAAATTATGGCGCGGTAACCGGTAATAAACCCAAAACCTCTATCCGTCGTTATGTGAGCGAGTTGCGGCCACCTGCTCAAACTGATCTTTTTGCTCCGGATAAGTTTACCGCCATGAAGTATCTCATTAATGATATTGATGAGTTGCTGCAATCGGCAGTGAGTAAAACTTTGCAGGCACTTTTCCAGGATGTGATAGCCAAAATGGGTATCCTGCGGTACATTATGCAGCAAGCGGACAAAGGCGGGCATATGCAAATGCTCACCAGCTTTTTTGATTTCCTGAAAGATGAAAGTCGCAAGAACCCCGAAATTAAACTGGATGAGTTAATAGCCACCATTGAGTTGATGAAGAAGAATGGCATCCGGCTCGATTTGAACCAGGTGATCTTTTCTGATAATGGTGTTAATTTTTTAACCGCACATGGTTCCAAGGGACTTGAATTTGAACATGTATTTTTTATAGGCTGTGATAAACGCACCTGGGATAGTAAGGGCCGCAATACCGGTTTCAGTTACCCCGATACTTTAACCCAGGCCGCATCTGATGATATTGCCCAAAAAGAGGAGGGGCGGCGCCTGTTTTATGTAGCCATCACCCGTGCTAAACAGCATCTGTATATCTCATATGCGAACAAAGATAAAAAAGCCAAAGATCAGGAAGCAAGCCAGTTTGTAGGCGAAATACTGGCCAGCACCGATTTACAGGTACATTATCCAAAAGTGACCGAAGAAGCCATGCTGGGCTTTTACGCCACCCAGTTTAGCGAGGCCGAAAAACCAAAGGTGGAGCTACTGGATAAAAATTACATTAACCTGCTGCTGCAAAATTATACGCTGTCGGTAACACACCTGAGCAGTTATCTGGATTGCCCGTTGAGGTTTTATTTCCAGTGTCTGATCAGGGTGCCATCGGGTAAAAGTCCGTCGGCTACGTTTGGACAGGCCGTGCATTGGGCGTTGAACAAAACGTATAAATTATTGAAAGATAATGATAACGAGTTCCTGTCGACTGAGCAGTTTATGAACGAATTTCGCTGGTACATGGCCCGTAACAAAGATTCATTTACCAAGGATGAATATAAATTGCGCGTAGCCTACGGCGAAAAAATATTACCTGCCTACTACGAAAAGAATGTAGACCATTGGAATAAGATAGCCATCACCGAGCGCACCATCAAAAACATCGAAATAGGAGGCGTGCCCATCAAAGGTAACCTGGATAAAATGGAATTTGATAGCAAGCACGTAACCGTGGTGGATTATAAAACCGGTAAACTCAAAAATGCCAAAGACAAGCTGCTACGACCTACCAACGATTTCCCCAACGGTGGCGATTACTGGCGACAGGGTGTGTTTTATAAAATACTGGTGGACCATGACCGCACCAACGATTGGGAAGTAGTAAGCACCGTTTTTGATTTTGTAGAACCCGTAAGTGAAGGCGAATACCACAGCGAAAAATTTGTGATCACCCCCGATGATATGGACGTAGTGACCGAACAGATCAAAGATACCTATGCCAAAATAATGGCGCACGATTTTAACACAGGTTGCGGCAAAAAAGAATGCGACTGGTGCCATTTTGTAAAAAGTAATTTTAAACAGGCCGACGAAATGTTGCAAACTGCGAGTGAGGAGGAGGAGGAATAG